The proteins below come from a single Pedobacter aquae genomic window:
- a CDS encoding TlpA family protein disulfide reductase codes for MKFFWSIILSVFLSIGMLNAQEPVRTIPSFKFFQLSGTSLTDKNIPLGKLSIFSFFDITCSHCQETMQLLAKEHPNLSHVNLYLVTMDRKDGILKFMNVFGANLLNKKNVTILQDLNQEFIAKFYPRKYPSVFLFDKNKKLLMYQDEEAKIINLIAKAKAYK; via the coding sequence ATGAAATTTTTTTGGAGCATCATTTTAAGTGTTTTCTTAAGTATTGGTATGCTAAACGCACAAGAGCCAGTACGCACAATACCATCTTTTAAGTTCTTCCAATTAAGTGGAACTTCTTTAACCGATAAGAATATCCCTCTGGGGAAACTTTCCATTTTTAGCTTTTTTGATATTACCTGTTCGCACTGCCAAGAAACCATGCAGCTTTTAGCTAAAGAGCACCCAAACTTGTCTCATGTTAACCTATACCTAGTAACCATGGATAGGAAAGATGGTATACTAAAATTCATGAACGTTTTTGGTGCTAATCTTCTAAACAAAAAGAATGTAACTATACTACAAGATCTTAATCAAGAGTTTATCGCTAAGTTTTATCCCAGAAAATACCCTTCTGTTTTTCTGTTCGATAAAAATAAAAAGCTTCTAATGTACCAAGATGAAGAGGCTAAAATCATCAATCTTATTGCTAAGGCTAAGGCCTATAAATAA